The nucleotide sequence GTCGTCAGGGAATCTTTCAACGTGTTTCCGGTGCCCGGGCTCGGACACGGGCGTCCGGCTTACCGGGCGCTCGTGGCTGCTCCAGCTCTTGGGGAGAGCAAGTGAACGGACGTGGGGACCTGAAAGAATCCCCCCTACATCGGGGGGATTCTTCGCTTATCGGGCCCGGTGGGGCGGTCACCGAGTCTTCTGCATGGCCCGGTGCTCGATCGTGCCATCGGCGTGAAGGGCGAAGCGTCCTTCTGTTCTGGCATGCACGGGGTCCGGCCGGGACCATTCCCAGTCTCCGAACCCTGTTCGTCGGTAATCGTCGACGGCGGTACGTAACTCCTCGGCGGAGTTCATGACGAACGGACCCATCTGGAATACCGGAGCCCCGATTGGCTTCCCCTGGAGGAGGAGAAGCTCGGCGGGCTCGCCGTTGTTGGCCATGGGTGCGGCTGGCTCCGACCGGAGAGTGACACCGCTTCCCTTCGCGATGCTCGTTGACGCAACGGTTACTTCGGAACCTTCGAAGAAGTGCAGCATCCGGTTGGTTCCAGCCGGGGCAGCGGGGAGATCCCAGCGGGCGCCCGAACCGAGTCGGATCAACCAGATGCCCAGTTCTGTTCCTGATTGTGAAGCCCACGAATTCGGCGGAGCCGGCGGGCCATTGAGCCCGGCGAGGCTGCCGGCAATCACGTCCACCTCAACGCCGGGACCCGGCGACAGCGTGGGGATGTCCTCACCCCACAGCATCGAGAAGTGGGCCGGCACCAGCTTTGACCCCGGGGGCAGATTGAGCCAGATCTGGAAGAGTTCGAGAGGATTCGGGCCGGCCGGGTTGATGAGCGGGAACATCTCCGCATGCATGATCCCGTTTCCGGTGGTCAACCACTGGACGTCGCCCTCGCCATACCGGGCGGTCGCTCCTAGGGAATCGGAGTGGTCTACGTATCCCCGCCGGACCACCGTGACCGTTTCGAATCCCCGATGGGGGTGCTGCGGGAACCCGGGCACGCTGCTGCCGTGATACATGCTCCAACCGTCGAGATAAGAGAAGTCCGAACCGATGTTCCGACCGTTCAGCGGGGCGTCCGGCCCGAGGGCGGTGTTGCCGGCCGGATAGTCGTCGACGTGGTGCACAGTGAAGACGAACGGGTCGAGACCATCCCACGGAAAACCTAGTTCCACAACATCTAATACCGGATTCATGAATCTCCCCTCGGATCTGCAGTTAACAGTACGGAATGCGCAGAGCTATTGGATGAATCGTGTCTCCCTCCGATCGTCCGGCTGTCACAGCCCGGAATCGGGGCTCACTCGAGCGAGTTCGCGACGCGCCAGGCCGGACTTGATGAACAGCCAGGGTGCCCCATAGGCGCCCCAGAACCCCACGACCGCATAGCGGAGCAACCGGAACACGAGGGCGGGCTCCAGGCCGTTCAGGACGGTACGCAGGCCCCACCAGAGCACGACGAGGACGAAGCCGCCGACAACGAACCGACCTACCCTGGAAATGACTGGTCCGGCGGTCGCGAAGCGGAGAGAGCGCCGCTCGAGGATGACTCCGAAACCCATCCCGATGAAGGTTCCTCCGGCGGTGACGACGTCGTCGGTCGGTGCGGCGATCATCGCCATCAGGGGGAGTGCGGCGGTTAGTGCCAGTTGGCGGTTGAGAGGCAAACGACAGAACCACGCCTCGGCGCGCCGACCGTACTTCAGCCAGACGAACAAGACGAGCATGCCCAGAATGAAGCCACCCAGGATGTCGGTGGGGAAGTGAACGCCCAGGTAGATCCGCGAAAGCCCGACGCCCAGCGTGAGCAAGCCGGCGAGAAACCAGACCCAGCGGCGTCTCGTCTCGGTGGCGATGAAGCCCCAGACCACCACTGCACTCTGGGTGTGCCCGCTGGGGAGTCCGTATCCGCTCGCGTCGACTAGGCGAACCACCCGGTCGTCGTACGTGAACGGACGTGGTTGGCCGCCTAGCGTCTTGGCGACGGTGTTCACGAGACTCGACGACAGGGTGACGATCATCAGGCGAACGCCGGTGGCACGGTCGACACTCCAGTAGACCAGGGGCAGCAAGATCAGGTAGAACTCCTCGTCACCCAGGAACGTGAAAGCCTTGAAGAGGGTGTCTAGTCCCGGGCTGAACTGCTGGAACCACAGGACGAGATCGATGCCTCGGTCGAGCAAGGTGTCCATAGCGTCCTTTCGTGAGTCGAGAGCGTAGTGCGGG is from Acidimicrobiia bacterium and encodes:
- a CDS encoding pirin family protein; the encoded protein is MNPVLDVVELGFPWDGLDPFVFTVHHVDDYPAGNTALGPDAPLNGRNIGSDFSYLDGWSMYHGSSVPGFPQHPHRGFETVTVVRRGYVDHSDSLGATARYGEGDVQWLTTGNGIMHAEMFPLINPAGPNPLELFQIWLNLPPGSKLVPAHFSMLWGEDIPTLSPGPGVEVDVIAGSLAGLNGPPAPPNSWASQSGTELGIWLIRLGSGARWDLPAAPAGTNRMLHFFEGSEVTVASTSIAKGSGVTLRSEPAAPMANNGEPAELLLLQGKPIGAPVFQMGPFVMNSAEELRTAVDDYRRTGFGDWEWSRPDPVHARTEGRFALHADGTIEHRAMQKTR
- a CDS encoding phosphatase PAP2 family protein, which gives rise to MDTLLDRGIDLVLWFQQFSPGLDTLFKAFTFLGDEEFYLILLPLVYWSVDRATGVRLMIVTLSSSLVNTVAKTLGGQPRPFTYDDRVVRLVDASGYGLPSGHTQSAVVVWGFIATETRRRWVWFLAGLLTLGVGLSRIYLGVHFPTDILGGFILGMLVLFVWLKYGRRAEAWFCRLPLNRQLALTAALPLMAMIAAPTDDVVTAGGTFIGMGFGVILERRSLRFATAGPVISRVGRFVVGGFVLVVLWWGLRTVLNGLEPALVFRLLRYAVVGFWGAYGAPWLFIKSGLARRELARVSPDSGL